ACCTGGGTCGCCGAGCGCAACGCGCATTTCTGGCTTGGCTCCAGCAAGACCTACGAGTCGCCGCTGCGCCTGCTCCACGCCCTGTCGCTGGTCTATATCGTGGCCGCCTTCCCGACAGCGCCGGTGATCCGGCTGATTCATCAGGTGCGCCGCGACAATTTCCTGGCGCGCTTGGGGCGCCGCTCTCTGCCGGTCTTCTCGTTCGGCGCCGTCTACGCGCTGTTGGGCAATGAGATCCTGAACGTCGTCGAACGCTTGCAGGGCAAGCATTCGACGACGGCCATCGCGTTGGAAGTGGTCTTGGTCGCGGGCGGTTTGGCGATCATGGGCCTGATCGCCGACCGGCGCTGGCCGCTGGGCGCGCTGATCTCTCGCTCCTCGGCCCCGTCGAACGCCGTCAGCGCCTAGCCCAACCGCACGTGCGCCTTGTCGCCCATGTCGGGCGGGCTGTCGGTCAGGTTGGCCTTGGCCACCTCCCAGACAAAGCTGATGGCGCCCTTGGAAATCCACAGCTCGGCGTCCTTGGCGTCCAGCCGCAGCAAGGTCAGGGTGGGGTCGTCCTTGCCGTCCGGAAACCAGGCCGCGACCATCGGATTCCAGTACTTGTCGATACGGGCGGTGTCCCGGGCGGTCGACAGCACGCCGCCGATGCAGGCCTGGAAGTCCTGGTCCTTGGCCTGGATGATGAACATCGCGTCGGCCCCGCCGCTGGCGCTCTTGGCCAGGTCGGTGTCGTCCTTGGTGAAGAACCAGATCTGGCCGCTTTCCGGCTCGGCGAAGGCGGTCATCGGCTGGAAGTGCTGCTGGCTGTCCATCAGGCCCAGCATGCCGAACCGCGTGTGCTCCACCTCTTTCCAGAGGCGCTTCTCGACGGCGGCCTTGTCGTTGGGATCGATGCTCATGACGGTTCTTCCTGCGTCTCGGGGAGCAGGAAGAACCGCCGTGATCGAGGGCGGTTCCTAGGGCTAAGCCTAGAAACCCGACAGCTTGGCGTAGCGGTCGCGATGGAACGAGGCCGAGCCGAACAGGGCCTCGGCGACGCGGGCGCGCTTCATGTAGAGGCCGGCGTCATGGGCGTCGGTCATGCCGATGCCGCCATGCATCTGGACCATCTCGTTGGAGGCCAGATGCAGAACCTCGGACGCCTTGGTCTTGGCCAGCGAAGCCAGCAGGCGAGTGTCTCCGCCGGCGTCGGCGGCCTCGAGAGCGGCCTCGACGCACGAACGGGTGGTTTCCAGATCGGTGAACAGCTTGGCCGCGCGGTGCTGCAGGGCCTGGAACGTGCCGATCACCTGACCGAACTGGGTGCGGGTCTTGATGTAGTCCAGGGTGATCTCGAAGGCGGCGGTGGCGCTGCCCAACATCTCGGCGGCCAGGCCCGCATAGGCGCGGTCCAGCACGGGCTCCAGGATCGTCCAGCCCTTGCCGACCTCGCCCAGCACCGCGTCGGGGCCGACCTCGACGCCTTCGAAGGTGATCCTGGCCGCGCCGCGGCTGTCGACCAGGGCCAGGTGGGTGCGGGTCACGCCCTTGGCGTCGCCCGGCACGAGGAATAGGGTGATCCCGTCGCTGTCGCCCGGCGCGCCCGAGGTGCGGGCGGCGACGATCAGCAGGTCGGCCGTGTCGCCGTCGAGCACGAAGGTCTTGGTTCCGTTCAGGACGAAGCCGCTGCCGCCTTGGCCGCCTTCCAGCGCGACGTTCAGCGGCGCGTGGTGCGAACCTTCGTCGACTGCCAAGGTCGCGACCGCCTCGCCAGCCGCGATCTTCGGCAGCCACGCGGTCTTCTGGGCGTCCGAACCGCCCAGCACCAGGGCCGAGGCGGCGATCAGGGCGGTGGAGAGCAGGGGAGAGGCCACCAGGTTGCGGCCGGTCTCCTCCAGGATCAGCCCCAGCCCCAGATAACCGAAGGCCGAGCCGTCGAAGTCCTCGGGCACGATCACGCCGGCCCAGCCCATGGCGCCCATCTCGCTCCAGGTCGCCGGATCGAAGCTCTGCCTGGAGCCGCCGTCGCGCAGCTTGCGCAGGGCGCCGACCGGGGCGCTGTCTTGCGTCCAGCCCTTGGCGGCGTCGCGCAGCATGGTCTGTTCTTCGGTCAGGACGGCCATGTCAGGCTTGCTCCAGATTTCTGTGACGGACGGCCCAGTCGAGGGCCTGTTCGAGACGGTCGTTGCCCCAGAAGAGCTCGCCGTCGGCGGTGACGAAGGAGGGGGCGCCGAACAGGCCGCGCTCCTGGGCCTGGCGGACATGGTCCTTCAGGCGGGTCTTGATGGGATCGCCGCCGGCGGCCGCCAGGACCTCGTCGGGTCCCGCGCCGACCGAGGCGATCAGCGGGGCCAGCACCTCGGCCTTGGAGATGTCGTGGTCGTCGACGAAATTGGCCTGGTAGACCGCGCGGCTGAAGGCCGGGGTCCAGCCGTCCTCCAGACCCACGATCGCGACGCGCGCCGCCAGCAAGCCGTTGCGCGGGAACTGGCTGGGATGGACCAGCGGCAGGCCCTCCATGTCGCAGACTCGCTGCAAGTCGCGCCACATGTAGTCGCCCTTGACCGGGAAGGCGTTGAACGGGCTGTCGCTCAGGCCCTGCTGTTCGTGGAACAGCGGCCCCAGCAGGAACGGCCGCCAGGCGACACCAACGCCGGCCGCTTCCGCCAGGCGTTCGACGCGCATGGCGGCGGGATAGCTGTAGGTGCTGCCGAACTCGTACCAAAACTCGATCATGGGTCTCGCGCCGCTTTGCTTACT
The window above is part of the Caulobacter soli genome. Proteins encoded here:
- a CDS encoding pyridoxamine 5'-phosphate oxidase family protein, translating into MSIDPNDKAAVEKRLWKEVEHTRFGMLGLMDSQQHFQPMTAFAEPESGQIWFFTKDDTDLAKSASGGADAMFIIQAKDQDFQACIGGVLSTARDTARIDKYWNPMVAAWFPDGKDDPTLTLLRLDAKDAELWISKGAISFVWEVAKANLTDSPPDMGDKAHVRLG
- a CDS encoding acyl-CoA dehydrogenase family protein yields the protein MAVLTEEQTMLRDAAKGWTQDSAPVGALRKLRDGGSRQSFDPATWSEMGAMGWAGVIVPEDFDGSAFGYLGLGLILEETGRNLVASPLLSTALIAASALVLGGSDAQKTAWLPKIAAGEAVATLAVDEGSHHAPLNVALEGGQGGSGFVLNGTKTFVLDGDTADLLIVAARTSGAPGDSDGITLFLVPGDAKGVTRTHLALVDSRGAARITFEGVEVGPDAVLGEVGKGWTILEPVLDRAYAGLAAEMLGSATAAFEITLDYIKTRTQFGQVIGTFQALQHRAAKLFTDLETTRSCVEAALEAADAGGDTRLLASLAKTKASEVLHLASNEMVQMHGGIGMTDAHDAGLYMKRARVAEALFGSASFHRDRYAKLSGF
- a CDS encoding 2-hydroxychromene-2-carboxylate isomerase, with amino-acid sequence MIEFWYEFGSTYSYPAAMRVERLAEAAGVGVAWRPFLLGPLFHEQQGLSDSPFNAFPVKGDYMWRDLQRVCDMEGLPLVHPSQFPRNGLLAARVAIVGLEDGWTPAFSRAVYQANFVDDHDISKAEVLAPLIASVGAGPDEVLAAAGGDPIKTRLKDHVRQAQERGLFGAPSFVTADGELFWGNDRLEQALDWAVRHRNLEQA